From the genome of Podospora pseudoanserina strain CBS 124.78 chromosome 7 map unlocalized CBS124.78p_7.2, whole genome shotgun sequence, one region includes:
- a CDS encoding uncharacterized protein (EggNog:ENOG503P65I; COG:S): MSRPRSLQPPTRSGEPPLIEEPGSSRGWITDDQISYHGASSHAPQPTISQEPSWQYSLQSIMAPPVTSYDGIPLPPRTSSENESFRATTGYKDKNRDIEGEEELPPEDDVIVPEYSHSAYNYGTWSAADDRTLVLARSRGKHWVELQRTYFPTKTANACRKRYERLMERRGALEQDSQRLERISHEYMALRKQMWTPLADRVGEKWEVVEAACMSAGIRTIQSNARSHTNRWRKESRASQKGREAPLLLPRGPLNTGMPTLPTSEMGSTDLAGDFESPIPLQGPVHYQPHRDVGLMPPPPFPLSSSGLLPANGTTPSIPFAGYLHVKSTRRPVVSRTNTEGRITGAELGWNTSN, from the coding sequence ATGTCAAGACCACGAAGCCTTCAGCCCCCAACCAGAAGTGGAGAACCTCCGTTAATAGAGGAACCCGGATCTTCCAGGGGCTGGATTACCGACGACCAGATCAGCTATCACGGGGCCTCGTCACATGCGCCACAGCCGACTATTTCGCAAGAGCCAAGCTGGCAGTACTCCTTGCAGTCGATAATGGCCCCTCCGGTCACTTCATATGATGGGATACCATTGCCGCCGAGAACTTCTAGCGAGAACGAAAGCTTCAGAGCCACTACAGGATACAAGGACAAAAACAGAGATAtagagggggaagaggaactGCCCCCAGAAGATGATGTTATTGTTCCAGAGTACTCTCACTCAGCCTACAACTACGGAACTTGGAGTGCGGCTGATGATAGAACGCTTGTACTGGCGCGGTCCCGTGGCAAGCACTGGGTGGAATTGCAACGAACCTACTTTCCGACCAAGACGGCTAATGCGTGCCGCAAACGATACGAACGGCTTATGGAGAGACGAGGCGCACTTGAACAAGACAGTCAAAGGCTAGAGCGCATTTCTCACGAGTACATGGCCCTGCGTAAGCAGATGTGGACTCCGCTGGCGGATCGGGTGGGGGAGAAatgggaggtggttgaggcgGCGTGTATGTCGGCTGGCATCCGCACCATTCAGTCCAACGCCCGCTCACATACAAATCGATGGCGGAAAGAGAGTCGGGCATCTCAGAAAGGCCGCGAAGCTCCGTTGCTACTCCCGCGAGGCCCTCTCAACACCGGCATGCCGACGTTGCCCACGTCAGAAATGGGCTCAACAGACCTGGCTGGGGACTTCGAATCACCTATCCCTCTTCAAGGGCCAGTGCACTACCAGCCTCACAGGGATGTTGGTCTTATGCCACCCCCGCCGTTTCCTCTCTCGAGCAGTGGATTGCTACCAGCAAATGGGACAACGCCCTCAATACCTTTTGCTGGGTACCTGCATGTCAAGTCTACCAGACGACCAGTTGTTTCCCGGACGAACACAGAAGGGCGTATTACAGGAGCAGAGCTTGGTTGGAACACGAGCAACTAA
- a CDS encoding uncharacterized protein (EggNog:ENOG503P2HW; COG:F): protein MVHPRHFHMELDEHALLEEFDERVKEGVVIYEGDHQVLRETYNGFPFEFRILKGHAFKPEVSSSGSTPSGSSATISSNGSTAHRPKTPEYLPGSDISLTGFEVRNSNADVGLGHYMIFNKFCAARPHYLLLTQNGHRRQHESLNFDDFGTLWGVLSVLNKDWEAKKPGARRYMGMFNCGIDSGCSRLHKHMQVLAVPDEAEFGLWPDSASKCIPFKYYKHDIDGRLDELSREREAWERYFEFTAAAQEALMKAGYIPNAPDGVDATEIVPHNIILTREWLLVIPRTQAGMNGADANAAGYLGMVWVSDEGRMRKWTDQGPVELLTRLGLPNDIQEFYGKQID, encoded by the exons ATGGTGCATCCCAGACACTTTCATATGGAGCTCGACGAGCACGCGCTACTGGAGGAGTTCGATGAACGAGTGAAAGAAGGCGTCGTCATATACGAAGGTGACCATCAAGTCCTCAGAGAAACGTACAATGGCTTTCCA TTCGAGTTCCGAATCCTCAAAGGCCACGCTTTCAAACCCGAAGTCTCCAGTTCTGGCAGTACCCCCTCGGGTTCCTCAGCCACTATCTCGAGCAATGGGTCGACAGCCCACCGGCCAAAAACACCCGAATACCTGCCTGGAAGCGACATCAGTCTCACTGGTTTTGAGGTCCGCAACTCCAATGCCGATGTCGGTCTCGGGCACTACATGATCTTCAACAAGTTTTGCGCCGCCCGGCCTCATTACTTGCTCCTGACGCAAAATGGACACCGACGACAGCACGAGAGCCTGAATTTCGACGACTTTGGTACTTTGTGGGGGGTATTGTCGGTGTTGAACAAAGACTGGGAAGCGAAGAAGCCTGGCGCCAGGCGGTACATGGGAATGTTCAACTGTGGAATCGATAGCGGGTGCAGCAGGTTACACAAGCACATGCAAGTACTTGCAGTTCCCGATGAGGCCGAGTTTGGACTGTGGCCGGACTCGGCTTCAAAGTGCATTCCGTTCAAGTACTACAAACATGATATTGATGGGCGTTTGGATGAGCTCtccagagaaagagaggcCTGGGAAAGGTATTTTGAGTTTACAGCTGCTGCTCAAGAAGCATTGATGAAGGCAGGTTATATCCCAAACGCGCCGGATGGGGTTGATGCTACCGAGATAGTTCCACACAACATTATTCTTACGCGGGAGTGGCTCCTGGTGATCCCGAGAACCCAGGCTGGAATGAACGGAGCTGATGCTAATGCTGCAGGGTATTTGGGCATGGTCTGGGTATCGGATGAAGGCAGGATGAGGAAGTGGACAGACCAAGGTCCTGTCGAGCTGCTAACGCGTCTGGGCTTACCTAATGACAT TCAAGAGTTTTATGGTAAGCAGATAGACTGA
- a CDS encoding uncharacterized protein (COG:S; EggNog:ENOG503P80C): MAGDSQQSGSIHLLHAPKEGLIELDIIAVHGLNGHYLHTWTHTDAPAKPVRRWNRLLRKGAAKTDTDTVWLRDLLPEKLPNARIMTFEYDSSIFGNRSTFGIEENAAKLLEELWNVREDEAEGRSIVFIGHSLGGIVIKQAISTANQNRRRLSQPWYADIADCTRGIVFFGTPHRGADKTKWLGLVSRIVQTATNQPRSRFINVLETHSAHLLEFSEDFKPYVNQYAIASFYEEQPHRLLGSLVVEKMSAVLWLAHEEAVMMGGDHSSMCKFGKNDKRFDLAWRAIRRASKGRPDKNSAVMMMS, from the exons ATGGCCGGCGACTCCCAACAATCTGGATCTATACACCTTCTACATGCCCCCAAAGAGGGCCTCATCGAGCTTGA CATCATCGCTGTACATGGCCTCAACGGACATTACCTTCACACCTGGACTCACACGGATGCTCCGGCCAAGCCGGTTCGCCGTTGGAATAGGTTACTACGGAAGGGTGCTGCCAAAACCGACACAGACACAGTATGGCTGCGTGACCTTTTGCCCGAAAAGTTGCCAAACGCTCGCATCATGACCTTTGAGTATGATTCATCCATCTTTGGCAACAGGTCAACATTCGGAATAGAAGAGAATGCCGCAAAACTTCTGGAAGAGTTGTGGAATGTGCGGGAAGAC GAAGCAGAAGGCCGCTCGATTGTCTTTATTGGGCATAGTCTTGGTGGCATTGTCATCAAACAGGCCATATCCACAGCTAATCAGAACCGACGGCGACTCTCACAACCCTGGTACGCTGACATAGCAGACTGCACCAGAGGCATA GTCTTTTTTGGAACCCCTCACCGAGGTGCTGACAAAACAAAGTGGCTCGGTCTTGTCTCACGCATTGTACAAAcagccaccaaccagccCAGGTCGAGATTCATCAATGTGCTCGAAACCCATTCAGCACATCTACTTGAGTTCTCCGAGGACTTCAAGCCTTATGTCAATCAGTACGCCATTGCCAGCTTTTACGAAGAGCAACCGCATCGTCTCTTGGGCagcctggtggtggagaaaaTGTCGGCCGTCTTGTGGCTAGCACATGAGGAGGCGGTCATGATGGGAGGTGATCATTCGAGCATGTGCAAGTTTGGGAAGAACGACAAGAGGTTTGATCTTGCCTGGCGGGCAATTCGACGAGCGTCAAAGGGGAGGCCGGATAAAAATAGTGcagtcatgatgatgagctga
- a CDS encoding uncharacterized protein (EggNog:ENOG503P0A6; COG:S): MAQPKRMLIKELHTPDSSDLDLVLIHGLNGDPIETWRHQDTKQVWPQALLPDARPKTRVLSYGYNGDIYLNNSAANIRDMARSVLSNLDAGRRSDPHRPIIFVAHCLGGLIIKQALCFARAERRFHNIGDATKAVFFFGTPHSGAKKQDWKRIAESYSVLSPRRGSVAPIVNAITTSAPRLVKLCDDFVELTDRYLIVTWYETVFWPGTKKCIVDQTSARMMAGGNEEAMPVEADHVNMCRFAGGDDPTLQELLMFVQRALGKEERMVPLGQIPTGEVSGTQGRTARTTIRQPYTIFTETVRERHIMVGTDLTGQVYSQQRSVTVESGASEAMTLGRVEEVEDDNSNRANHAQSPSQIGAPPVSEAGEMPWGAKLDASDSGRDSRRPNFLKRFAGRLRSKQTLIR, from the exons ATGGCCCAGCCCAAGAGAATGCTCATCAAAGAACTCCACACACCCGACTCATCCGACCTCGA TCTTGTCCTCATTCACGGCCTCAACGGTGATCCAATCGAAACATGGCGACATCAGGACACCAAACAGGTCTGGCCCCAGGCGCTGTTGCCTGACGCTCGACCCAAGACCAGAGTGCTGTCTTATGGCTACAATGGTGATATCTACCTCAACAACTCTGCCGCCAATATTCGAGACATGGCCAGATCAGTTCTTTCCAACCTTGATGCCGGCCGGAGATCTGACCCTCATCGTCCCATCATCTTTGTCGCCCACTGTCTGGGAGGTTTGATCATCAAACAAGCATTGTGCTTTGCCCGCGCTGAGCGCCGGTTTCACAACATTGGCGATGCTACAAAGGCTGTG TTTTTCTTTGGCACCCCTCACTCCGGAGCAAAGAAACAAGACTGGAAGCGCATCGCTGAAAGTTATTCCGTCCTTTCCCCCCGCAGGGGCTCTGTGGCACCCATTGTCAATGCCATTACCACCTCTGCTCCCAGACTAGTCAAACTTTGCGACGACTTTGTTGAGCTTACAGATCGCTATCTCATTGTGACATGGTATGAGACTGTGTTTTGGCCTGGGACAAAGAAGTGTATCGTCGACCAAACCAGCGCTAGAATGATGGCAGGTGGCAACGAAGAAGCTATGCCAGTGGAGGCTGATCATGTCAATATGTGCCGCTTTGCAGGGGGAGATGATCCAACGCTGCAGGAGCTGCTGATGTTTGTTCAGAGAGCccttgggaaggaggagagaatGGTGCCTTTAGGACAAATACCGACTGGCGAGGTATCCGGCACTCAGGGACGCACCGCCAGGACTACAATTCGGCAGCCCTACACCATTTTCACGGAAACAGTGAGGGAGAGACACATCATGGTTGGCACTGACCTCACTGGCCAGGTTTACAGCCAGCAGAGGAGTGTGACTGTGGAGAGTGGTGCTTCTGAGGCAATGACGCTTGGCcgtgtcgaggaggtcgaggatgaTAACTCTAATAGAGCCAATCATGCTCAATCTCCAAGTCAAATCGGGGCTCCTCCCGTCTCAGAGGCAGGGGAAATGCCTTGGGGAGCAAAACTTGATGCTTCTGACTCCGGCCGGGACTCGCGGAGGCCGAACTTCCTGAAGCGTTTTGCCGGCCGACTGCGTTCGAAGCAGACCCTGATCAGATAG